Proteins from one Podospora pseudocomata strain CBS 415.72m chromosome 4, whole genome shotgun sequence genomic window:
- a CDS encoding hypothetical protein (COG:Q; EggNog:ENOG503P2A4), whose protein sequence is MVGFPHIPAPVIGRDSHDVTKWGFGLSQPAEREMFLSSLNPPLNPRVNCVYRSATKMTGVKLQPTRFVRSVLKSFMADSGLEPRLFGPHLRVMNASKGRVDLELDITKDHTNRLKIIHGGTIASLVDLGGSLAVASEGLYATGVSTDLNVTYLKSGGKVGDKLQAVAECEKIGPTLAFTKVTFTNPLGELVARGSHTKYVKAAWKGSHPYTPPEGAEIADEVD, encoded by the exons ATGGTCGGATTCCCCCACATCCCGGCGCCGGTTATCGGGCGGGACTCGCACGACGTCACAAAGTGGGGGTTCGGGTTGTCTCAACCAGCTGAACGCGAGATGTTTTTAAGCAGTTTGAACCCTCCTTTAAACCCTCGGGTAAACTGTGTGTATCGGAGCGCTACCAAAATGACCGGAGTGAAGCTGCAGCCAACAAGATTTGTGAGATCG GTTCTCAAATCCTTCATGGCCGACTCTGGTCTGGAGCCGAG ACTGTTCGGACCCCAT CTACGTGTTATGAATGCATCGAAGGGCAGAGTTGATCTTGAGCTGGACATAACGAAAGACCACACA AACCGCCTCAAGATCATCCATGGAGGCACAATTGCCAGTCTGGTCGACCTGGGTGGCTCCCTAGCCGTCGCCTCGGAAGGTCTGTATGCTACTGGCGTTTCCACAGACCTAAACGTCACCTACCTCAAATCGGGGGGCAAAGTGGGAGATAAGCTTCAAGCGGTTGCGGAGTGCGAAAAGA TTGGCCCAACCCTGGCCTTCACCAAGGTTACATTTACGAACCCCCTGGGAGAACTGGTAGCCAGGGGCAGCCATACCAA ATATGTCAAGGCAGCATGGAAAGGAAGCCACCCATATACTCCTCCCGAGGGGGCCGAGATTGCGGATGAAGTTGACTGA